The Malaclemys terrapin pileata isolate rMalTer1 chromosome 2, rMalTer1.hap1, whole genome shotgun sequence nucleotide sequence ATGAACAACGACACAAAGCACAAAGGGACACTGAAGCAGTCAGCTTCCAGGTGCTGCTACAATGTTATGCTCATCTTTGCAAGTTGACTTCAGTAGATGTATGAGAGCAACAAACTGCCCAATTCTATGCAGTTTTCCTTTTGGCAACAAGTTCTCTATTCTCAACTAGAGATCTGCCTTTGCTGGTAGTCCACAGAGCATTGACAGCCATATTGTAGCAGAATAAGGTGGTCTCTTCTGAAGTGATGCACAGAGTGAGCTAGAAAACCATAGTTCTGTATATCCCACTACAGTACTCTTGTTCTATAGCTATGTTCTACATAGAATTACATTTAAGAAATTAGTATGTGATCCAGGTGATGATTAAAATGTAATGAGCACGACTTACCTGTGTTACACTTAAGGTGTTTGAGGAAAGAATATCTAGGTTTCCTTGACAAAAATCAATACAACTATATACACTATGAAATTTTCATGAAGAGATCAAATGGCCTTTACTTCTAATTATGACTTGAGTTACCCATGTATCTAAATCTGTGCTATGAGTGACAATCCTCCAATTGCTTAAGTAAATGATACAGTATTTAGCTACCTACTTCACCTACTTCTGCAAATGCACTTAAGAGTGAAGAGCCTTCCGGGCATGTTGTATAGCTGCCAACACATCTCAATTCTGGACCGCAGCACTCAGACTTTGGAGGACTAGAGAACCTTGTGTCAGATACCAAGCTATTCCTTTGATTTGTCCACTGCAAGGGATTTTGCAATTTAAACTATCATTTTGTGGGCTAGTTGCCATTTCACCACTAGGTCTGAAAATCTTCACAAACTTGTAACGGCCACGGTTTAAGTGCTTATAGAGCTGGAGATCGTTCCCTTTATTGCAGAGCATGTGTTGAACTTGAGAGCTAGagtgttaaaataaaattgtgtgtgtCATTAAAAAGATGCACCGGTAGATTGTGTCTGAATTGGCAATTTTGTTAGGCTACGATACATTGATACCAGCTGCAATTCCATGCACCAGAAATTGCTATGTACTAGTTCTTGGTCTACCGACGTGTGACCTGATTGTGTTTTGCTGCATGTAAGTGAACTGCACTTAGCCACTGACCCAAAGACTAAAATTACCATTTGAAAAACTGTTGCAGAACCAGTTGCTCTAGTTAGGAGttaaagaaaaaacccacaacttGATGGTAGACAATTATTCCAACACAGTCCATCTTCCGTGTTAGGCCATCAAGTTGCAACTGGTGACCTGACTTCTGACATCTTAGATATGATGATTTCCACTGGGGATTTTTCAAGAGCATGATCCGATTTGTATGTGGGTCACCAGAAAGGAGAGATTAGCACATTAATCTAAGCTACTTAATCCCCTTGTCTCTTAATAGATTTGCTTTCCACAAGGCAAAATACTGTTAGCAACCAGATACTATGGATTTCCAAAAGAGTTACTGAAATTTAGAGTGCAAGACATTTTAATTCTGAACATGAAATTTAACCAGTCTTACTTTTGGAGACCAGATTCAAGCATTGTCCCCCCATCTTTGCTTTTGCCTCAAAAATAAATGGTGACCACACAGGTCTTTTCTTGCCCATTTCTGAATAAGGCTGCTTCTCTGTATCCCTTGATCCTCTTGCTGCAGCTCAGTACATTCTATGCTGTGAAACATTCATTCTCTCCCTTGTCCATGCCCAGGTATCATCTGACTGAGGGAGGTCAGAATCCTTCCCCTATAAAGCCATTCAAAGGGTCAAGGAACAGTCCAGCCACTATTGTTCCCTTCCTAGAGGCTACCAGTCTTGTGGTCACATTCAAAATTATTTAGGAAAATATTGAAAAACAAGTGTCTAGGCTAAGATAGGCTGTCTCAAGGGATTGGTAATGAGAATCAGACTGTCACCTCCTGAACTACCCCTTCAAAATCTAGCCAAGTTTGTTAAAACTGTCACCATCCAAAGGCGGAACTGGTGGTCTGGTCAGTTCCAAACTGAGAACTCAGTTATCACACACTTGAGGATGCCCCTTTAGAACATGGTTGAAGCACACTGAAGGGGCAATGCAGGGAAGCTTATAGTTCCACTATCATTGTTGTACCTGTTCAGTGGTTAAAGGAGATGCAGTTCTCTACAGCAGTTGGTCCAGAATTATTCACAAAAGCTAAATTTAGCTTTTCATGAAACAAAAGTAGATATGGAAAGCAGTATCTGTGAAAGATTTAGGGCTTTTACAGAACcttgatttttaatgttttgtatttaaaggTCATTACCTTGTCAACATTAGCTCGCGTTTTAGCAGAAGTTTCCACATAGTTAACGTTCCACTGATCAGCTCTGTTCTTTGCTTCCTCTACAGAAACTTGCCTTTTATCTTCCAAATCTGATTTATTACCAACTAGCAGAAAGGGAACGTTCTCATCTTCTTTTACTCTTAAAATCTGctccctggaggaggaggaaagaaagaaacattAATTTACAGAGGTATTATTCCCAGAAAAGTCCACAAAAGggtagcatttttatttttgccttGTTACAGTGAATGCTCATTTACTCCTTTTAGAAAGTTTAGAGGGTGTGCAGTGTGCAACTGCATCATTGTTCACTCAAACCGTGATCCACTATAATCTTTTcagcagtacacctctaccccgatataacgcggcccaatagaacatgaattcggatagaacgcggtaaagcagcgctccgggggggggggggggggtcacgcagggctgcgcactccaacGGATCAAAGTTCAATAGAACCCAGTTTCacttataacacggtaagattttttggctcccgaggacagtgttctatcggggtagaggtgtactaactacgtagccagttattccccatttgggtagttgggcatttgatttttccttctcaaGTGTGGTACTTGGcacttgtccttactgaatttcatcttgttgattacAGACCAAatcttcaatttgtcaaggtggttttgaattctaatccttttctccaaaatgcttgcaatccctccctgcttggtgtcatccacaagtTTTATAagtgctctccactccattggccaaatcattaatgaaaatatttaatagtatcTGACCCAGGACAAACCCCCACAGGACCTCACTAGATATGCCTTCCCAGTTCAGAGCCACTGAGAACTCTGAACAAAGATCTTTCAATCAGTTCTGTGCCCCACCTCCTAATAATTTCATCATGTACTTGAGCGGTTTAAAGAGTTAACCTACAAGAAACTGAGACCATGCCAGCATCCTGCTCAAATCCTCTGAAAGCAGACAGTTCTAAACAAGTTTCCAGATGAAGACATCAagcagaacttaaaaaaaaagtgtgaaattCAACTATGCCTCAAAGCAAAGACGTATTATGCATGTTAGATAAATTGGATAGTCCCTTTAATAACTAAGGCATACCAGTTGCTACAACAGATTCCACTCAATTGAGTGAAGAGCAAAAAGCAGAAGGGAACTTGCTAGCAACCACTAAAAGCCCACATGTATAGCACAAGTGTATACAGCTTCTGCAAAAGGGAACCGAACTGGTAAGCTAACATTATGGGGAAACGACCCTGTTAGAGCTCTGTGCCCTGACCAACCACAGTTTCACAGAAAAAGCAATCAAGTTTCCAAACTTCCTGTCACAATGTCCTTCTTTGGTGTTCTGCTCAATTGCATTCCCTCAGATCGATCAGGAATGCCCAGGAACTCAGATATAGACCGCTCCCAAACATGGCATGGTAGTATTCTTTTAGCATAAATATTAAAATGTGAAACCTGCTCTAGAGATTTTTTTCCAATAGACTATTCTTTGTGTTACAGAAGAGCTGAAAAGGATTAAGTTTTCTaccctgcaacccctcccccccatgcccaaACTAAATATCAGAAACATCAGGGGCTGGTCTTTTCTGTTTCTGCTGGGTGTTTCCGCATGTATATTGCAAATTCACTTTAGCTGAAAGGATAGTGTTTTTGAATCTTTAATAAACATTCTTTGTCTGAAGTTAGTGTAATATCTATTTAACATGACTAACTGTTTTGATGACTAAATTTCTTCCTCTATAGAGCTCAACATGTGTCATTTCACTAGTTCTAGTAAATTTTGCACAGCAGACAAGATCTGAAATTTTAAAGTAGTTTAAAACCATTCATGCCTCCTTTATTCATCAAAAGCAGCAAGGGACACACATCCATATCCCCTCCTCCATTCCAGACCACCTTTAAAAGTTTTCCTTAATATATTCTGATTTCCAATACTCATTTTGTTTTGACCCATGAAGACCGGTCTAGTAGGCACCTACTGTGTTCCTGTTACCCTGTTCCTCatctctcttgtcttatactcagACTGGAAGCTGAGCCAGAGACCTTTATGatctgtatagtgcctagcacactgggcccctaggcactaccacaacatGTAGGCAACCTAGTTCTGCTGCTCCCTTGAGTGCTTCAGACACTTTTCACAACATTAAAATGCTTTAAAGAGGTTTTTGACCTTTGACTTGCCAGTTTAACTGAGCATCTATAAATTACTAGTGCCTATTTAATACTAAAGTTATCATTTcactattactactactactgatGTAACCCATCACCCATACTTAGTGTTTCCTATTGTGCTGCATGCCTAAGAGCATTCTTAATGTAATATGTTTCATATGGTACATAAAAGGCATATATTTATATTGATTTTGCATCTTCAACACTTCTAAAGTTAGTTTCAACAAAATGAGTTGCCTTATCCAGATTTGTAGCTGAGTTCTGGAAAATTTAGGTATATTTAGTGTCAGATTAATGAAAAGAGGGGACTCTTATTCTAAATAGGGATGCAACAGGTTCTTGTTTCATTAGACCAAGCTGAAGTAgttctagagcagaggttctcaaactatggtctgcagaccaccagtggtccacaaGCTCTGTTCAGGTGgtttgtggatagttccctccaAAGTGCGCGCATGGGTGGccgcacacgagagaatgaagggccacccacctaattaatgGAGCTGCACAGGCCTGGCTCCACTAATTACGTGCCTGGACCCTGAAGAAGACActtgtaaggtgaggtggtggccttagATGGAacagggggcaggtgggaggggacagtggggtgagaggaagggatggggcagaatTTGGAacgtgcagggctgcagcagccagagaaagacaacttttcccagccccagctcgagggctgccatggtgggggacagagggcacatccatcgcattagaaaggtaagactactgctATTAAAATAGGAGATTGTgctttttatttgtagaacaaaaaagatTAAGTTTTCTGTAtaatgcttttatccaaagtgctttacaagagtttgctaacagtacaaacaatatttggaaagatcattaatccgctgagaccctcagcaatttaaTTGGTTTGCGGAAAAGAGTGAGAACCACTGTTCGAGCATGTAGTAAGGAACTTGTTTTCTGCAGCTACTGCTGAAGCCTAATGCTATTTGCATAAATTACAAGACTCCGTTTTTCTGTCTGCATGGTCTTTtttgggtgggaagggaggggagggagtgaatCCCTTCTGACAGAGTAACTTTATATTTGTAATATGTTGCTGCAACGGCCTTGAAGTTGTAATGTTATCTGCCATATTCTCAACTGAAGAAAGCTTCTTGCTCTTTAAAATTGCTTTAGCCTGGACATTCCTCATGCAGCTTATTCACATCCTTTCAGACTGAGTGGATGGTGATATGCACAACTGAAGAGGAAGGTATTTTCTTGACTTTTAGGGCAGAGTTTTAATATTTAGCATCTTAATTACTGTTTTAGCAATAGTATATCATCCATTAGTTTCATCCTCAACCCAAAAAGACTCCTAGTCAGATCATTTCCCCTCACTTAAAGAGGATGCTTCAAAAGATTGACTGCTTGTGCCTTGCATTTTCTCCTGCCCTATTACCAGTTTGTAACCTTGTGGGCTGTCTCCCCATGAGACTTACTTTAGTTTCCCCTGGAATTTTGACACCCttccaagaaaaaacaaaatagctATGAAGAGCTATTTATGCCTTTTCATGGCCTGGCCTTGCTAGATTGCATTGGggaagtttgttttgtttattttgaggAAGCTGGTTAAAATGGAATGTCTACTTAGTGGTTTTTGATGGCACTTTATTTccaaaaacagaaggcaaatgttTAACTCAACTGTTGATACTTCGCAGCACCAAATGTTGGGGCCCACAGGattaaacaagattgcatcaacaACTATACTTCAGTACCTTCTACTTATTTATAACAACCCAAATGCTTTTATTATGTAATCTCAGTATCCTTAGAATATTGTTCATCCAACCACGGACATCAATAGAGACATCAATAACCACCCTCACAAGGTGGTTGTGAACTGCTGTGTAATGTTGCCAACAGCAACTATTGTTAGAGCCAATAGTACCAACTCTTAACGTATGGAAAGCTTGCTAGCCAGAGCCCAGGAATTTGGAGGATAAATCCTACCACATGCTGCTCTCCGGGATACTCTGTTTTCATACAGAAACTAAGTAGTGACCTTTTGCACTACATATATTCTAGCACATAGAGGCCAGTGATTGCACATCTGGCTGCTGTTTGCTCCTGTTGGTACTTGACAGGTTAAACAGAGAAgagaaccaaaaaacaaacatggTATAGAACTACAATGGGTAGAACAAGCAGAGAGTAAACTAACAGCCCTGGGACATATGAAGTTGGGATCCAAACTGCACAGCTGCTGTGCAGCCTACAAGACAGTCTGGCACTTACTGCTACCAGTAACTATGGTCAGGCCCATCAGTTTGGATGGTAGTGCGCCTATTTACAAGTCAGTTCAGGTGCCAAAAAGCCACTGAATTACATAGGTAGGCAGTCTTTTGAACTCTGCCAAGTACCTGCTCTGACAGTACTACTAAATCTTTGTTTCGTAGCATCTTAAAGACATTGTGCCAAAATTACCTGATCAGCAGAGGAAAAACACACATGGCTGCTCTAAGTCTTTAGACTGCACCCTGTGTATTGTCTGACATCTCTACAAACTTTCATAGCTATGAAACAGCAAAAGACTACAATAAAATGTATTGTACAAGAGGAATCTGACAGGTGATCAAGACCTTATTTTATGAACtcactaaaatatatttaaatgtgtAATTTCCCCATCAGTTTACCTGAAGTCTGCTGTAGCTGCAAAAGATTCCAGCTCTGTGATAGAGAAGACACACAGAAATCCCTCTCCACTTCGGAAATAGTTGTCTCTAATTGCAGCATAGTCCTCCTGGCCGGCTGTATCCAATATGTCTATTTGGACCTCTTCCCCATCCAGAACTACCTTTTTTCTGTAGCTGTCTGCTTTGGTGGGTTCATAGTCTtccacaaactgaaaaaaaaaaagtataggaTAAAACCATATTAATATTCCCAAATAAATGTTGAAAATACACAAACATCTCCATCTGGATTTTTAATGTAAATACAAGAGGATATACTTTTTCTGGGTCAGTAACTACATAGCTCATTTATTCAGGCCATAAGAGTACCTATAGTATAGTCATACAAAGACTTGACAAAATTAAGTCAAGCCCATCTCATGCCAGCAAAATAAGATGCTCTTGTGAGCTGTACGGGCACCAGAGGTTCTCACTTCCTGCTATTACCCCAAAAATAAAATTCACACAATTTAGGGCCTCTTGTCTCAGTTTCTATAGGATTTTAGAGCATCAGCAGCATACTTGCGTTGTCTTGGGTAATGTCAATGTCAAGCTGATTTTGAACAGAGTTAGAACATTGGTTTGTTTCTTGCAAGTACTCTAAAGTcacttaagggtatgtctacactgtacacTCCTTATGGTGGCATTCAGAATACATACACTGCACTTCCCTTTAGCATGTATATAAAAAGCAATATAGACcatgaggcactgcttaggcaatGAACACATGCCAGAATCCTTGGGTATGTACTCTACATGGCTTTCTATATGCTCAAGCAGCGCCGCCCCTGTCTACAGAGCTAtctttagcagtgtagtgtcccctTGCCTCCCAAGCCTTTCCCTAACaaatgtagctacacactgcactGTGGATGCAGCTAGCTTTTCACTGTAGAGTATAGCTATGCATACCCTACACTGCCACCAATGGTGCACACTATAAAAGTACCCCAAGACTACTTAGCCAATCAATGGTAGTATTTTGCATTGACAAGTGGTAAGGGAAAACAGGAATCCTATTTCAAACCTCTCTCAAAGAAGAGGTTGAGCAGCACCCCCAATAGGGTGCAGATCCCTTCTGAACCAAGTCTCCTTGAAAAAGCTTGTttagagccctgtgcggatacaaaataTGCATCCACACATATACGCAGATTTGCAGGGTTCTAAGGATGTCATTAGAATACACAATAGTTGATCTACTGCCCTTTGAGATTATAAATCAAGTGAAAGTGTGAGTTCAAGAAATCCCAGACATTTATATTCAACTTAACAGGTAAGTCACATAATAAACCTTTCAATTCTTCCAGCTAGTTTATTTAGAACTCAAGAACTAGTTTTAAAATGATCATACCAATAAGCTTAATGCTACTCAGCCATTTCATCATTTCTTTCTGAAAATTAAGTAGGATGCAAAACATAATAAAGTTGGATTCTTACCTCATCATACATGAACTGCAGTGTTAAAGCAGATTTTCCTACGCCACCACTTCCCACCATGATTACTTTGTGCAAAGCCAAAGAATTCTGACCTTTGGGCTTATTTGCAGCCATCTTTGGGTTGCAGCTATTTGACAGAAGTAAACAGAATCTAGAAGGGGAAATAAAGTACTTCCATTAGTTAATGCTTGTGTACTGTTTAAAGAGATTACCGGTAAAGTTTCAGGGACATATGTATTCAAGGAACATGTTTCAGTTGTTACCTTACCTTCACTAAAAGAAAACTAAGGGTATGTGCCACATGTCTATCTGGTTCCTACTATTTTCACTACAATGATGCTGgagagatattttttaaaaaggtaatccGTAAATAGCAAGGAAAGCCCTCTTCCATGAAACAGCAGTGCAAACTAGCCAAAAGTTAGAGATTAAAATATATCACCTGCTTGTAGAGTACAGCATGTTTTCTTGAATGTGGTAAGAGTCCTTTGTATGTTTGTCAAACTAGCAATACTTTAAACAAGATTTCTCTTCTGACAAAAACAAGTCAATATCACACAAGAAAAGCTGTATTATATCAAAGAAAGGAAATGAGAGGTTTGTGGGAATTTACAAGTTCAATAATAAGATATACTCCTAGCAAACTAAGAGTGCAGTTAGTGTAGTCTTTGAATGGAAAATGAAAAACCCAGATCTGAATACAACTTAACCCCTTACCATCAAATGGCATAGTTGTGGCAAAAGGTGGAAGAGCTGAAAGTATATTTTGGTTTAGAACCAAATCAACTTGCAGACCTTATGATGCAAAATGCTATTATGGTGCATTCAAGTACTACATTTGCAATTCGTGCCTCAATACCACATCTTGTTGCATGCATGTAGATGCCCTGcaactcactgacttcaatagattctGCCCATGCAGACAGTTGCAGGATTAGGGCACAACTGTGTACAGCAAGTAAACTCATTATAGGAAGCCAGCAAGGGGTCATTCAAACTCCAGTAGATCTTTGTGCTCCTTTAGTTCAGTTCCTTCCTGAGGGTTTAGGTGAGTACCATCCTGGCAGATGGGACTGTTCCCTTTAGAGAGTAAGCCAGTGCACTCCTaaaacaagagagagtctactatATAGAAGTGAGGTATTCCCATCCTTCTAAATATTAGTGTTTTGATCCCTTCACTCCCCCTTTGCTCCTTGGATTAAAATACCAAATCTCAAACCCATCTTCAGACAGTGCATTAATGACTGCTACActtcaggggaagggaggggatctAGCACATTAGAACTTTACAAGTTCACACTAACTAGGAACCTAACAAGAATCACGAAGTTTTGCTAACTAGCAAAGGTAAACAATTACGAAGAACTTACTCATGTGACAAAATAGTTTGTATTTGACAATACTGCATAAAACCATATTGTGAAAGTGTATTTAACAAAGATAATGAAGTCTTAGTAATAAGACTTCATAACACTACAACTATGTTTTTCAGTGTGGAAATGCCATTTTGTTTGCGGATTAGTACATTTCAGTAGTTTAACTGCTAAGGTATAAAGTAATTTTCATAAATGCATATGAACTCTTCAGTTTGAGTCCATGTACTGAGAggttattaaaaatgtaatatgcCACTGTCATATGGAAAATGTCAACTGAAGCTTCATTCCCAGGCTGTCTTAAAAAAATATCTGAGATCTTCTCTGGATCACATCAGTAACGCTATTCATTATGTTCTCAAAGAATTCTGAAAATGCAATTGAAAATTAAGTGGCTTAAATTGTTTCATACATAAAGGCTATCTAAGTGAATGAAGTATGAGCAAGCTGCTGTACTAATTATAGACATGCAGCAAAGAGATATATAGCAAATATATTCAGCTAATCTACACAACTAAGGCATTAATTACCCTTCCCACTTGAAAGATGTACACAATCTAAAAAGACATAACACATTCACTATTTAAAACTTAGAAATTTTGTTGTAATATCCCTCAGCTAGAGAGTGACAATATTTCAGTTTACAGAGTCAATTTTGGATGAAGACATGTATACATTTAAAGCCTGACAAAGTATAAAGACACTTGCACTGTAGTGCAGTTGTAGCTTATGACAGCATAatctgtcactcaggggtgtgaataaaccactccCCTAAGCGacagttacaccaacctaagtgaTAGTGTCCACAGCACCATGTCATCAGGAGAATTTCTCCagtcaacatagcttctgccatttgcagaagtgggtttttatgccatgggagagctctcttccataGAGAGAAAGTCTTCACCAGATggggtgcagctgcgctgctgtagtgctGTATGGGTAGATGTGATCTTAGAGCAAATAAGACTGGACACTTCATACTAATGtgtctaaaaaaaaaacactctttcCTACAGACACTGAGTAGTTCAGCTGAATTCAGTGGGGCTACTGACATGCTCATGTTTCTGCAGGCCATAATTAACACCAATTCCTAGGAATTTCTGATTGACTGTTAGACTACAGGGTCTTTGAAAGCATCTGCAAGACTTTAAAGAGACAGTTAACTAGGAAATTCACATTTGTCCAAAAGTTATCTACTAAAGCTACACTACTTTAAGAGTACTATACCTGGAAGGAAGAGAAATTGTTAGTTTCACATTACTTTGTGATAGTACTTTGTCTGTAATCATTGTTTCCTCTACAGTCTATTTTTAAAGGCCATAAGGATTTTTCTGTTTGCGTGTAAATTTTCAAGTATTTGCAATTAAAAGGACTATCAaggttttaaattaatggagatattccatctcctagatctggaagggaccttgaaaggtcatcaagtccagctccctgccttcattagcaggaccaagtactgattttgtcccagatccctaagtggcccccctcaagaattgaactcacaaccctgggtttagcaggccaatgctcaaaccactgagctatccctcccccagtcatTTTCAAAAAccttgatagtgtccctttacaggaaaaaaaaagcacAACAGCTTGAATCAAGGAAATAGGTGCAAACTTAATCAGATTGGCTAACCAATTAGCACTGTGCTCTTTGAGTCACTCCATCAGCCTAGTTATTACTTGAAATACACTGCAAGTCCTAGTGAATTGCATTCCTACAAATGGGTGAGATGTTCAAGATTAACTTAGATACAAGTTTTGCTATATGGAGTTTAAGTCTTAGAGATAATTTAAATTGTCATACTATTACACGATATCAAATTTTGCTGTGGGAAGAGTTCCAAGGTCAGTATTCAGTTTTTGTATTAAGGTCTTAGTGATCCAGAAGACAGCGCAACTAACTAAACTGGCATGTGCTGAACACCATTCTGGAACAAACATTCCACGAGACAAAGCTGAAAAGCACCAATATTAGAAGAAACCTGAGAAACCACAGCAAATTATGGAGGTGCCTGGTAGCAGCTCCATACTTACGACCACATTTGACAGAGGACTTCTGATGTTTCCTCTAGAAGTAGGTGGCCAACTGGTATGAAGTTTCAGTTTTTAATTcatgtagtttgttttttttatacatCTAATAGTATAAAAATCAGGGCTCTGGCTGAAGTGTTCTCTGGGCAGCCCTACTTTTTGTTGACATAGAAAGAAAAGTTATCTACGCAAGTCCTGGTAAAGAAGTCTGTCCCAACTAGATCTGGTGCAGTGGGTAGTTTCAGTGTTTGATTCAGGTCACTTTTAGCTATTATCCACACTAACTGAAAGCTTATACACTGTGCACACAAGCCTGATTGATGAGGGCTGAGCACACAAAGTCATATCATTATAAGTTACGCTTGATTTCATTCTACAACAGAGACGCGTTcaggagcagcccctgctggaAAGTAGACCTCTGAGGGCGATAATGCAGTTGCTGACTGTGTCCATTTCGCCACCTACTCCATGAATAAAAACCCAGTAAGATATTAAAAAAAGCTTCATTTTGAAGCATTTAGTGTTGtcacacccacccatccctgaTAAGCTTA carries:
- the RALA gene encoding ras-related protein Ral-A; its protein translation is MAANKPKGQNSLALHKVIMVGSGGVGKSALTLQFMYDEFVEDYEPTKADSYRKKVVLDGEEVQIDILDTAGQEDYAAIRDNYFRSGEGFLCVFSITELESFAATADFREQILRVKEDENVPFLLVGNKSDLEDKRQVSVEEAKNRADQWNVNYVETSAKTRANVDKVFFDLMREIRARKMEDSKEKNGKKKRKSLAKRIRERCCIL